A single window of Flavobacterium aestivum DNA harbors:
- a CDS encoding alpha/beta fold hydrolase, translated as MKKYIFLFIVLLFSALCLNVFGQTKSYPFEITKTGKGKQSIIFLPGFASSGDVWNETKSNFEKEFTCYVFTMAGFAGVKPQPNPSFENWKTEIANYIKDNKIQKPILIGHSMGGGLALAIAADYPELISKIVVVDALPCMAAFKDPAFKSKENNDCSPAVSQMTGLSETQFYDMQKKMMPRLLENASKLDLVLDWSVKSDRKTFGEMYCDFFNVDLRNRISTIKCPSLILLESYFINLKPSIEQQYVNLKKADFQYASKGLHFIMYDDKDWYDAQLNNFLKS; from the coding sequence ATGAAAAAGTACATCTTCTTGTTTATCGTTCTATTATTTTCAGCCTTATGTTTAAATGTTTTTGGGCAAACTAAATCATATCCTTTTGAAATTACCAAAACCGGAAAAGGAAAACAATCTATAATCTTCTTGCCTGGATTTGCTAGTTCAGGAGACGTTTGGAATGAAACAAAATCTAATTTTGAAAAAGAATTTACTTGTTATGTTTTTACAATGGCCGGTTTTGCTGGTGTTAAGCCACAACCTAATCCTTCGTTCGAAAATTGGAAAACAGAAATAGCTAACTATATAAAAGATAATAAAATCCAAAAACCAATTTTAATAGGTCATAGTATGGGTGGAGGACTTGCACTCGCAATTGCTGCGGATTATCCGGAACTAATAAGTAAAATTGTTGTTGTCGATGCGCTTCCGTGTATGGCAGCTTTTAAGGATCCTGCATTTAAATCTAAAGAAAATAACGACTGCTCGCCGGCTGTAAGTCAGATGACTGGATTGTCAGAAACGCAGTTTTATGATATGCAGAAAAAAATGATGCCAAGACTACTTGAAAACGCATCAAAACTTGATTTAGTGCTTGATTGGAGTGTTAAATCAGATCGAAAAACTTTCGGGGAAATGTATTGTGATTTTTTTAATGTCGATTTGAGAAATAGGATTTCTACTATAAAATGTCCTTCCTTAATTTTATTAGAATCTTATTTTATAAATTTAAAACCGTCAATTGAGCAGCAATATGTGAATTTAAAAAAGGCTGATTTTCAATACGCCAGTAAAGGATTGCATTTTATTATGTATGATGATAAAGACTGGTATGACGCACAGTTGAATAATTTTTTAAAATCTTAG
- a CDS encoding polyprenol monophosphomannose synthase, translating to MNNCIVIIPTYNEIENIESIVRAVLSQHKPFHVLIIDDNSPDHTADKVVMLQDEFKGRLFLEKREKKSGLGTAYVHGFKWALANNYDFVFEMDADFSHNPNDLGKLYDACHLGDADLAIGSRYVTGVNVVNWPLSRVLMSYFASVYVRFITGMKIHDATAGFVCYKKKVLEEINLDKIKFVGYAFQIEMKYRTYCKNFAISEVPIIFTDRTKGQSKMSNSIIIEAVFGVISLRLKKLFNSL from the coding sequence ATGAACAATTGTATTGTTATAATTCCTACATATAACGAAATTGAAAACATCGAAAGCATTGTTAGGGCGGTGCTATCGCAGCACAAACCTTTTCATGTCTTAATCATTGATGATAATTCACCGGATCATACCGCAGACAAAGTGGTTATGCTTCAGGATGAATTTAAGGGGAGACTTTTTTTAGAAAAAAGAGAAAAGAAATCAGGACTTGGAACGGCTTATGTTCATGGTTTTAAATGGGCATTGGCAAATAACTATGATTTTGTTTTTGAAATGGATGCCGATTTTTCCCATAATCCAAATGATTTGGGAAAGCTATATGATGCTTGCCATCTTGGTGATGCTGATTTGGCTATCGGATCACGTTATGTAACAGGAGTTAATGTTGTCAATTGGCCTTTAAGTAGGGTTTTGATGTCCTATTTTGCATCAGTATACGTTCGATTTATAACCGGTATGAAAATACATGATGCTACTGCTGGTTTTGTTTGTTATAAAAAGAAGGTGTTAGAGGAAATTAATTTAGATAAAATTAAATTTGTGGGCTATGCTTTTCAGATTGAAATGAAATATAGAACATATTGTAAAAATTTTGCCATTTCTGAAGTGCCTATTATTTTTACAGATAGAACAAAAGGACAGTCTAAGATGAGTAATTCAATAATAATTGAAGCTGTGTTTGGAGTAATATCTTTACGTTTGAAAAAATTATTTAATAGTTTGTAA
- a CDS encoding glycoside hydrolase family 16 protein, which yields MNFIKPTQLLKIVALIICLTSCDNKNDEQPVLTEPSNSIDESALIAQGYTKVFEENFTTDLNKWDIWTGGAYNDELQHYQASNIGINNGILEIKAKKETVTGATDPENTQPKKFEYTSGRIESKFEIAPTTSKMKVRISARIKLPAGYGMWPAFWSYGNPWPTHGEIDILEALGQDHHNYIINYYYGTEEGYPITNNDLTAATIPSEKDLTEEYHVYEVIWEQNSLTFLFDGKIINTKLSIRPENKFIPEFFNKPQHIVLNTAVGGNIFDNFKPSLIQTGVLYVDWVKVFVSN from the coding sequence ATGAATTTCATCAAACCAACCCAACTACTAAAAATTGTGGCACTTATTATTTGCTTAACCAGTTGCGATAATAAAAACGATGAGCAACCTGTTTTAACAGAACCAAGCAACAGCATTGATGAATCAGCATTAATTGCTCAAGGTTACACAAAAGTATTTGAAGAGAATTTCACAACTGACTTAAATAAATGGGACATCTGGACTGGAGGCGCCTACAACGATGAATTACAGCATTATCAAGCATCAAACATAGGAATCAATAATGGCATCTTAGAAATCAAGGCTAAAAAAGAGACTGTTACTGGGGCAACTGACCCTGAGAACACTCAACCAAAAAAATTCGAATATACTTCGGGAAGAATCGAATCAAAATTTGAAATTGCTCCAACTACTTCCAAAATGAAAGTACGAATTAGTGCCCGAATAAAACTCCCTGCAGGATATGGCATGTGGCCTGCATTCTGGTCCTATGGCAATCCGTGGCCAACACACGGTGAGATAGACATATTAGAAGCTTTAGGGCAAGATCACCATAACTACATTATAAATTATTATTACGGGACTGAAGAAGGCTATCCAATTACTAACAATGACCTTACTGCTGCAACTATTCCCTCTGAGAAAGACTTAACCGAAGAATATCATGTATATGAAGTTATTTGGGAACAAAACAGTTTGACTTTTTTATTTGATGGAAAAATCATCAACACCAAATTATCAATTCGTCCTGAAAACAAATTCATCCCTGAATTCTTCAATAAACCTCAACATATAGTTCTAAACACTGCAGTTGGTGGAAATATTTTTGACAATTTCAAACCTTCATTGATTCAAACAGGCGTCCTTTATGTAGACTGGGTTAAAGTATTTGTATCAAATTAA
- a CDS encoding Lrp/AsnC family transcriptional regulator, protein MKINSLVVEIDGIDKEILRYLMEDARKPILQIANKIGISGAAIHQRLRKLEQSGVISGSKFTVSHKVLGYNTMAFVGIYLDKAARNPEAVKDLKKIPEVLECHYTTGNWSILIKIICRDNEHLMQLLNSKIQAIEGVSRTETFISLDQQIDRQIQL, encoded by the coding sequence ATGAAAATCAATTCCCTTGTTGTAGAAATAGATGGTATCGATAAAGAAATCCTGCGTTACTTGATGGAAGATGCCCGAAAACCCATTCTGCAAATTGCCAATAAAATAGGCATTTCGGGAGCGGCAATTCATCAACGCCTTAGAAAACTGGAACAATCCGGCGTTATTTCGGGTTCAAAATTCACAGTAAGCCACAAAGTTTTAGGATACAATACTATGGCTTTTGTTGGAATCTATCTTGACAAAGCCGCCCGAAATCCCGAAGCTGTAAAAGACCTAAAAAAAATACCTGAAGTTCTGGAATGCCATTACACCACAGGAAATTGGTCTATTTTAATCAAAATTATTTGCCGCGACAACGAGCATTTGATGCAATTGTTGAATTCTAAAATTCAAGCCATCGAAGGGGTTTCCAGAACTGAGACCTTTATTTCGCTAGACCAACAAATTGACAGGCAAATACAGTTATAA
- a CDS encoding RNA polymerase sigma factor, which produces MEFEQIYKTYWERIFRLCMGFVNDYDIAKDLAQETFIIVWQKLETFRNESSIGTWIFRIASNNCLRQIEKEKRFPKSELPIHLSEEKQHSLEPQIQFLYKCIAELPETERIIISLELEEVKQAEIAKILGLSEANVRVKIHRIKEKLTQKFKENGQR; this is translated from the coding sequence ATGGAATTTGAACAGATCTATAAAACGTATTGGGAAAGAATATTTAGGCTTTGCATGGGTTTTGTCAATGATTATGACATTGCAAAGGATTTGGCTCAGGAAACATTTATTATTGTTTGGCAAAAGTTGGAAACCTTCAGGAATGAATCCAGTATAGGAACCTGGATATTTAGAATTGCTTCCAACAATTGTTTAAGGCAGATAGAAAAAGAGAAACGTTTCCCAAAATCTGAATTGCCTATTCATCTGAGCGAAGAAAAACAGCATTCGTTAGAACCCCAAATTCAGTTTTTGTATAAATGTATAGCCGAATTGCCCGAAACAGAACGTATTATCATTTCGCTGGAATTGGAAGAGGTAAAACAAGCCGAAATTGCCAAGATTCTAGGGCTGTCCGAAGCAAATGTTAGGGTGAAAATTCACAGAATAAAAGAAAAATTGACTCAAAAATTTAAAGAAAATGGACAACGATAA
- a CDS encoding uroporphyrinogen-III synthase — MKVKTILVSQPEPKVENSPYFELQQKHKVKIDFRPFIHVEGVNAKEIRLQKIDLHNYSAIILTSKNAVDHFFRVADEMRYKVPEGLKYFCQSEAIAFYLQKYVVYRKRKIYVGPKDFADLSPLIKKYKDEKFLLPASDQLNADVPVTLNALKVDWTPATFYKTVMSDLSDLADVYYDVLAFFSPTGIKSLYKNFPDFEQNNTRIAVFGSTTQKEALDHGLRIDILAPTPETPSMTMALEKYITEANKGK; from the coding sequence ATGAAAGTGAAAACAATTTTGGTATCACAACCAGAACCTAAAGTGGAAAACTCTCCATACTTTGAGCTTCAACAAAAGCATAAAGTAAAAATTGATTTCAGACCTTTTATTCATGTAGAAGGAGTTAACGCTAAAGAGATTAGACTTCAAAAAATCGATCTTCACAACTACAGTGCAATTATTTTAACAAGCAAAAACGCTGTGGATCATTTTTTTAGAGTAGCTGATGAAATGCGATACAAAGTTCCTGAAGGATTGAAATACTTTTGTCAATCAGAAGCCATTGCGTTTTACCTACAGAAATATGTGGTATACCGAAAACGTAAAATATACGTTGGTCCAAAAGATTTCGCCGATTTATCGCCTTTGATCAAAAAATACAAAGACGAAAAATTCTTGTTACCGGCTTCAGATCAACTTAATGCCGATGTGCCTGTCACTCTAAACGCATTAAAAGTAGATTGGACTCCAGCTACTTTTTACAAAACGGTAATGAGTGATCTTTCAGATTTAGCCGATGTTTATTATGATGTTTTGGCCTTCTTTAGTCCAACCGGAATAAAATCGTTATACAAAAACTTTCCAGATTTCGAGCAAAACAATACGAGAATTGCTGTTTTTGGAAGTACTACTCAAAAAGAGGCTTTGGATCACGGATTAAGAATAGACATTCTTGCTCCAACTCCAGAAACTCCATCTATGACAATGGCATTAGAGAAATACATTACTGAAGCAAATAAAGGGAAATAA
- a CDS encoding dihydroorotase yields the protein MNRYLIKNAKIVNEGVIFEGDVLIENDLIVEISESISAKSSDCMIIDAEGSYLMPGAIDDQVHFREPGLTHKGDIESESRAAVAGGITSYIEQPNTVPNAVTQEILEEKYQIASQKSFANYSFMMGATNDNLEEVLKTNPKNVAGIKIFLGSSTGNMLVDNEAVLEKIFSCTSMLIAVHCEDETTIKNNLEEYKEEYGEDIPVTAHHLIRSEEACYISSSKAVALAKKTGARLHIFHLSTAKEMELFTNKIPLEEKKITAEVCVHHLWFTNEDYKTKGNFIKWNPAVKTDNDRKVLWEALNDGRIDVVATDHAPHTLEEKKQTYLKAPSGGPLVQHAVVAMFEAHHQGKISVEKIVEKMCHNPAKIFKIEKRGFIKEGYYADLVIINPGLPWSVKKENILSKCGWSPFEGYTFKSRITHTFVNGQLVYSGFKVKDIRAGKRMLFDR from the coding sequence ATGAATAGATATTTAATTAAAAATGCTAAAATAGTAAATGAAGGAGTTATTTTTGAAGGGGATGTACTTATAGAAAACGATCTGATAGTTGAAATTTCAGAGAGTATTAGTGCAAAGTCTTCAGATTGTATGATTATTGATGCCGAAGGCAGTTATTTGATGCCTGGAGCAATAGATGATCAAGTACATTTTAGAGAACCGGGACTTACTCATAAGGGAGATATAGAATCAGAATCTCGTGCTGCAGTTGCAGGAGGGATCACTTCGTATATCGAGCAGCCTAATACGGTTCCTAATGCAGTTACTCAAGAAATCTTAGAAGAAAAATATCAAATTGCTTCTCAAAAGTCTTTTGCCAATTATTCTTTTATGATGGGGGCAACCAATGATAATCTAGAGGAAGTGTTAAAAACAAATCCGAAGAATGTCGCTGGAATAAAAATATTTTTGGGATCCTCTACAGGTAATATGTTGGTGGATAATGAGGCAGTTTTAGAAAAAATATTTTCATGTACTTCTATGCTTATAGCGGTTCATTGCGAAGATGAAACCACGATTAAGAATAATTTAGAAGAATACAAAGAAGAGTACGGAGAGGATATACCTGTAACGGCTCATCATCTTATCCGTAGTGAGGAAGCTTGTTATATTTCTTCATCTAAGGCAGTTGCTTTGGCAAAAAAGACTGGTGCAAGACTGCATATTTTTCATTTGTCAACGGCAAAAGAGATGGAGTTGTTTACCAATAAAATTCCACTAGAGGAGAAAAAAATTACTGCCGAAGTTTGTGTGCATCATTTGTGGTTTACAAACGAAGATTATAAAACCAAAGGGAATTTCATAAAATGGAACCCAGCAGTAAAAACGGATAATGACCGAAAAGTTTTATGGGAAGCTCTTAATGACGGTCGCATTGATGTAGTTGCTACCGATCACGCACCGCATACATTAGAAGAGAAAAAACAAACTTATCTTAAAGCGCCTTCTGGAGGACCTTTAGTACAACATGCGGTTGTTGCAATGTTTGAAGCACATCATCAAGGAAAGATAAGTGTAGAGAAAATTGTGGAAAAGATGTGTCACAATCCTGCTAAAATCTTCAAAATTGAGAAAAGAGGTTTTATTAAAGAAGGATATTATGCGGATTTGGTAATTATCAATCCAGGATTGCCTTGGAGTGTTAAGAAAGAAAACATACTATCAAAATGCGGATGGTCACCTTTTGAAGGGTATACTTTTAAATCTAGAATTACACACACCTTTGTAAATGGACAATTGGTTTATTCTGGCTTTAAAGTAAAAGACATTCGTGCCGGTAAAAGAATGTTGTTTGATAGATAA
- a CDS encoding DUF4271 domain-containing protein, which produces MTEHILHPRIVENKDWATLVFIMAFGIIALTKSVYENRFEDFFKLIYSNKYIRIYRDSSHLMDMFSISLFFIQIISFSFFIQLLLSYFGFTSKTDWVQFIQIFTFVIYFILSKFLIEKIIATAFNIEELIEQFNLQKVTYRTYIGLLLLPVDILLFYYDSILKNIPLLVFYIILGLNVLLYLVSIKNYRNEIFGKLFYFILYLCALEIAPYYFMYYWFTKGSV; this is translated from the coding sequence ATGACTGAACATATACTTCATCCTAGAATAGTTGAAAATAAAGACTGGGCAACACTAGTCTTTATTATGGCTTTTGGCATTATTGCATTAACTAAATCGGTTTATGAAAATCGCTTTGAAGATTTTTTTAAATTAATTTATTCCAACAAATACATCCGTATATACAGAGACAGCAGCCACCTGATGGACATGTTCTCTATATCCTTGTTTTTTATTCAGATAATCTCGTTTTCTTTTTTCATCCAATTATTACTGAGCTATTTTGGATTTACCTCAAAGACCGACTGGGTTCAATTCATTCAAATATTCACTTTTGTAATCTATTTCATTCTATCTAAATTTTTGATAGAAAAAATTATCGCCACTGCTTTTAACATTGAAGAACTTATCGAGCAGTTTAATTTACAAAAAGTCACCTATCGAACATATATCGGATTACTTCTGCTTCCAGTTGACATTCTTTTATTTTATTATGATTCAATTTTAAAAAATATTCCGCTGCTTGTTTTTTATATAATTCTAGGATTGAATGTGTTACTGTATTTAGTTTCAATAAAAAACTATAGAAATGAAATTTTCGGCAAGTTGTTTTATTTTATTTTATATCTTTGCGCACTTGAAATAGCACCCTATTATTTTATGTATTATTGGTTTACAAAAGGTAGTGTTTAG
- a CDS encoding zinc metallopeptidase, translating into MGMSYLILAGGIMLASWLVSSTLKSKFEFYSKIHLQNGMSGAEIAEKMLADNGIRDVRVISTPGQLTDHYNPADKTVNLSEAVYNQRNAAAAAVAAHECGHAVQHAVGYQWLTMRSQLVPIVNVASTYMQWILLAGILMLRTFPQLLLVGIVIFAATTLFSIITLPVEYDASNRALAWLENKNMLTQQEQAGARDSLKWAARTYVVAALGSIATLLYYISIFNNRR; encoded by the coding sequence ATGGGAATGAGTTATTTAATTCTTGCGGGCGGTATTATGTTGGCAAGTTGGTTAGTGAGTTCTACACTAAAGAGTAAATTTGAATTTTATTCGAAAATACATTTGCAAAATGGAATGTCTGGTGCTGAAATCGCTGAGAAAATGCTTGCTGATAACGGGATTCGAGATGTTCGTGTAATTTCGACTCCAGGTCAGTTAACGGATCATTATAATCCAGCAGATAAAACAGTCAATTTGAGTGAAGCAGTTTATAATCAGCGTAATGCTGCGGCTGCGGCAGTTGCGGCGCATGAATGTGGGCATGCAGTGCAGCATGCTGTAGGTTATCAATGGCTTACGATGCGCTCTCAATTGGTGCCAATTGTAAATGTAGCCTCGACTTATATGCAATGGATTTTGCTTGCTGGAATCTTGATGCTGCGTACTTTTCCGCAATTACTATTGGTGGGGATTGTAATATTTGCAGCGACAACTTTGTTTTCAATCATTACTTTACCAGTAGAGTATGATGCTAGTAATAGGGCTTTGGCTTGGTTAGAAAACAAAAATATGTTAACACAACAAGAGCAAGCAGGAGCTAGAGATTCTTTGAAATGGGCTGCTAGAACGTATGTGGTTGCAGCATTAGGGTCTATTGCGACGCTGTTGTATTATATTTCAATTTTTAATAATAGAAGATAA